The genomic window TCGGAAAAGGCATAAAACAGGGCCAAACTTATAACAAAACAGTAATTCCAGATATTGCACCAACAATTTCTGCACTTTTAGGTATCAGCTTTCCTAATGGAGCAACAGGTCAACCTTTAGGATTCGTTATAGACTAAGTATTATTTTGAATAAAAAGCGACTATATTCCATAATAGCTATCATAATTTTGATAGCTATTTATGTTTTTGAACATTATCTAAATTCAGAGGAAAAATCGGCTATAGTTGAAGAAGGTAAACAACCCAAAACAGAAACCAACGAATACTTCTTACCTAGTAGCACAACTGGTCAGGTGGTACATCATCAAAACTATTCATTGTCTTATAGTGAACCACACGAACAGGCAGAGTGGGTGGCTTACGAGTTGAAGTCCTCACATTTGAGTACTACGAATTTTGAAAGGCCATATTTTGAAATTGATAATGCGGTAAAAAGTGGAGCAGCACATTGGAGAAACTATAAGCAATCGGGTTACGATCGAGGGCATCTTTGTCCTGCAGGAGATCGTAGGTTTAGTAAAGCAGCACACGATGAAACCTTTTTAACCAGTAATATTAGTCCGCAAGAACATCAATTTAATTCTGGTGTATGGAATAGATTAGAACAGAAAGTAAGGTATTGGTCTAAAAAGTACGATGGTGTTTTTATTGTTACTGGAGGAATTTTAAAAGATGGCTTAAAAACTATTGGTGAAGAGCAGGTTGCTGTACCAAATCAGTTTTATAAAATTGTTTTAGATAATACCAACGGAAAGCCTAAAGTGTTGGCGTTTCTGTTGAATCATAAAGACTCAGATTTGCCATTGTATAAGTTTGTGGTATCTGTAGATGAGGTTGAAAAATTAACAGGAATAGATTTCTTCCCAGAATTAGATGATGTTATCGAAAATAAAATTGAAGCGTCGAGTAGTTACAAAGGCTGGAGTTTTTAGGACACTTTTGCTTTGTTGAACATGTTTCTGTATCTATCGACCATATTTAAACTTTGATATTATCCCTTCCCAACGCAAGTTTCTAATAAATTTACCTTCATCTTTAGAAACCAGAAATTCAGTTTTTGAAGATTTAGCTTTAAAATAGCCAGCCATGTAATCGCTAAACAACCTAAAATTGCCTTTCTTGGATGCCAATTTTATAGCAGAAATTAAAGTAATCCAAAAACCATAGCGCATTTTATACATCGCTTCGCCTTGCAGGTATTTAGAAGCCTTATTGTAAGATTGTCCTGTAGGTTTCAGGTGTTTTACATGAAGTGATTCGTCTGTTAGAATATCCCAACCATGAAATTTTGCCAATAACTCATCTACAGTGTCCCAACCCATAGAACGTTTTAGTTGCCCAATTTGATTAAAGCAGGTTTTACCATAAGCTTTTAGTGCACCTCTAATGTGATCTTTATTAGTAAGGTTTTCAAAAATCCATTGGTTGTCTTTTTCGATATAACAAAAACCAGAAGCCATACCAAGTTTAGGATTTTTATTAAAATGATTAGCCAGCGTTTCTAAATAATTATTCGGAAAAATAAGGTCGGCATCAAACTTACAAATCACATCATAGTTGTCATCTAAAGATTCAAAACCCTTGTAAAAGGCATTTATGATTTTTGAACCAGGTAAATGCTGATCTGATGATTTTGAAATCACCTGAGAAATCCAAGGATAAGTTTTTGAAAAACCATCAACAATAGCTTCTGTTTGGTCTGTAGAATTATCATTAACCACAATCAGCTTTTTAGGCAAAAGCGTTTGATTGGCTAGTGAATCTAATGTATTGCCAATAAAGGCATCCTCATTATGAGCTGGTATGACGATGTAGAAATTCAATATTTAAATTCTAAATTTCAAATCTAAAGAATTCTACTCGGAAATTCTTTCAGCGTAGATAATATAATACCGATTTGTGAAGCGTCTTAAAAGTGGTCTTATTCCAAACTTTTTTACAGGATTTGTCCATTGTTGACGATCAATAATTTTCCAACCTGTTTTTTCTAATAGCCAGTCGAGTTGCCAATCTTCAAACTCATGGTAATGTCTGTCCCATTTATCGGTTTTACTTCTGTATGCAGAGGCAAACCATAATCTCAGAGGAACACTAATAACAAGTTTTTCAGACTTAATTGATTTTAAAACCTCGTAAGGGGAGAGTAAGTGTTCAAAAATTTCAAAAGCAGTAACAACATCGGTAGAAGTATTTTCTATTGTAGAACGGTCTTCATCAAGGTCTTCGCCTTTGGTGTTTTCAACAGTATAACCTTCAGAAAGCATAATTTCCGAAAATGGATTTTTTACTCCTAAATCTAAAATGGTTTCAGAGTTTGAGACGTGTTTTTTTAAAAACAGAAGAGTGAGTTTAAATCGCTTGTTAGGATATGTTTTTTCGTACATTACATTTCCGCAACAGCGGTAATCTTTTATTAATATCTGTAAACAATAGCGTTGATATGCATACCAGCGCCAACACTTGCAAATATAATAACATCTCCCTTATTGATTTGGTGATCTTCGAGTTTATTGTTTCTTATTAAATCGAAAAGGGTAGGTACTGTTGCAACAGAACTGTTTCCAAGTTTATGAATACTCATTGGCATAATACCTTCTGGAGCCTGCGCTTTAAAAAGTCTGTAAAAACGTTTAATGATGGCTTCGTCCATTTTTTCGTTAGCCTGATGGATAAGTACTTTCTTTACTTCAGAAATGTCCACACCACTTTTTTCTAAACAATCTTTCATGGCTTGTGCTACATTAGTGAGCGCAAATTCATAGATTTTGCGTCCATGCATTTTTATGTAGCGCGTGTCAGGACATAAGTCTTTATTATTAGAGTTTCCAAAGAACAAATAATATGCTTCATCATAAGTGAATGAAGCTGACTCATGTGCTAAAATACCATCATTGTCATCTGTTGCTTCAACAATACTTGCGCCAGCACCATCAGAATATATCATAGAGTCTCTATCGTGTTTGTCTACAACACGAGATAAAGTTTCTGCACCAATCACAAGACAACGTTTTGCCATACCAGCCTTGATGTAAGCTTGAGCTTGTATAACACCTTCTACCCAGCCAGGACAACCAAAAAGAATATCATAAGCCACACATTTTGGATTTTTAATACGTAAACTGTGTTTGATACGTGAAGCTAAACATGGTAAAATATCACTTTGAATAGTATTGGCTTTTACATCACCAAAATTGTGTGCGCAAATAATATAGTCTATTGTTTCAGGATCTATATTGGCATCATCAATAGCTTTTTGTGCGGCAAGAAAACCAATGTCTGAAGCGACTAACTGATCGTCTGCATATCGACGCTCAACAATACCTGTAATGTCTTTGAATTTTTCTACGATGACTTCATTTGGATAGTCTATTGTAGAACCGTCTGCATTTAGAAATTGATGTTGGTGAAAATCTTCGTTCTTTTCTATGCTCTTTGGAATATAACTGCCAGTGCCTGTGATCTTAATTCCCATACCTCAAAAATTGCTATTAATTTACTAAACTAGTTAAACTCTAATACATAAGAATGAATTAATCTTGTAAAAGTGATATTTTTTCTGAATTCTTAATTATTCCGTTTTTTGTTACAAATACCACAAAAAAAGTGCTCATTTTGAGCACTTTTTTAATTTATGTTAATATTGAATACTAAGCTTCTATAAAATCTTCAATAGGAGCACAACTACACATTAAGTTTCTGTCTCCATAAGCATCATCAACTCGTCTAACACTTGGCCAAAACTTATTGTCTCTAATATACTCTAAAGGAAATGCTGCTGCTTCGCGACTATATGGTAATAGCCATTCGTCTGAAGTTAACATGTCTAACGTGTGAGGTGCATTTTTTAATACATTGTTAGGTTCTTCTTTAGAAGCGTTATCTATTTCTTGACGGATAGAAATCATGGCATCGCAAAAACGATCCATTTCAGCTTTGCTTTCACTTTCTGTTGGTTCTATCATCATAGTACCTGCAACAGGGAAAGATACTGTTGGAGCATGGAAACCATAATCCATTAAGCGTTTAGCAATATCTGTAACTTCTATACCATTGGCTTTAAAATCGCGACAGTCTATAATCATTTCGTGAGCGGCTCTACCATTTTCACCTGTATATAAGGTTGGATAAAAACCTTCTAAACGTTCTTTGATATAATTGGCATTAAGTATGGCTGCTTCGGTCGCTTGTTTTAATCCTTTAGCGCCTAGCATTGAGATGTAACCATAAGAAATAAGACATACTAATGCAGAACCAAAAGGAGCTGCAGAAATTGCAGAAATAGATTGATGTCCACCGGTTTTAATAATTGGGTTACCAGGTAAGAATGGTACTAGTTGTTCTGCAACACAAATAGGGCCAACACCAGGTCCACCTCCTCCGTGAGGAATAGCAAAGGTTTTGTGTAAGTTGAGGTGACAAACATCTGCACCAATATTTCCAGGATTGGTTAAACCAACTTGTGCATTCATGTTGGCACCATCCATATAAACTTGTCCGCCATTGTCGTGGATGATTTGTGTAATCTCTTTAATTGCAGATTCGTAAACACCATGAGTAGAAGGGTAGGTTACCATTAATGCAGAAAGATTATCCTTGTGTAATTCTGCTTTTTCTCTTAAATCATCAACATCGATATTTCCATCTTCAGATGCTTTTGTTACAACTACTTTCATACCTGCCATAACTGCACTTGCTGGATTTGTTCCGTGTGCAGAAGATGGAATTAAGCAAATGTTTCTATGATGATCTCCACGAGATTCGTGATAGGCTTTAATAACCATAAGACCAGCAAATTCACCTTGAGCACCAGAGTTTGGTTGTAAAGATGTTGCAGCAAAACCAGTGATTTCGGTAAGCTGGTTTTCTAATGTGTTTAGCATTAGTTGGTAACCAGCAGCTTGTTCTTTTGGAGCAAATGGGTGCATATTTCCCCAACTTGGCCAACTAAGAGGTAACATTTCTGATGCAGCATTAAGCTTCATAGTACAAGACCCTAATGAAATCATAGAGTGATTTAATGCCAAATCTTTACGCTCTAATTTTTTGATATAGCGCATTAATTCTGTTTCAGAATGGTAAGCGTTAAAAACGTCAAAAGTTAAAAATTCTGTTTGGCGTTTTAAGTGATCTGGAATTGTGTTAGCTTCAGAAATTGATGTAATCTCATCTGTAGTTGTTTCTGTTACTGCTTCAAAAATTGAAATAATTTCATTTAAGTCTGAAATTGTAGTTGTTTCATTTATAGCAATAGTAACAGTATTGTTATCTGGATAATAAAAATTAACTTCTTTCTTTTCAGCTTCGTATTTTACTTTTACAGGATCTGCCTTTATTTGAATAGTGTCAAAGTAATGTGTGTTTACCTGTTCTAAGCCTAAATTTTCTAAAGCAGAAGCTAAAGTTGCGGTAGTATTCTGAACTTTATTAGCAATAAACTCTAAACCTTTTGGTCCATGATATACTGCATACATTCCTGCCATAACAGCTAATAATACCTGAGCTGTACAAATGTTAGAGGTCGCTTTATCTCTTTTGATATGTTGCTCTCTGGTTTGCAATGCCATACGCAAAGCTCTGTTGCCGTCTGTGTCTTTTGTAACACCTATAATACGACCAGGTACGTCTCGCTTGTATGCTTCTTTTGTTGCAAAATAAGCAGCGTGTGGACCACCGTAACCCATTGGTATACCAAAACGTTGTGTAGTACCAACAACCACATCCGCACCAAATTTTCCTGGGGCTTCTAACTTAATTAAGCTTAAAATGTCTGCGGCTACAGCTACTTTGATATTTTGTGCATTAGCTTTTTCAATAAAGGATTTTATGTCTGTGATTTGTCCATTTTTACCTGGATATTGTAAAAGTGCACCAAAATATTCATCAGATAGATTATACTCAGCTTCATTACCAATTTCTAATTCTATACCAATCGGAATTGCTCTGGTTTCTAACAAGGAAATAGTTTGTGGTAAGACTAAATCTGAGACAAAGAATTTATTGACACCTGCTTTTTTCTGAGCACGATCTCTAATTGCGAACAATAAACTCATTGCTTCTGCAGCTGCAGTACTTTCATCTAAAAGGGATGCATTGGCAATTTCCATACCAGTTAAATCAATAACCATAGTTTGGAAGTTTAATAGAGCTTCTAAACGACCTTGAGCTATTTCTGCTTGGTAAGGTGTGTAAGCTGTATACCAACCTGGATTTTCTAAAATATTACGTTGTATAACTGCAGGTAAATTAGAAGGGTGGTATCCTAAACCAATGTAAGATTTATAAACTTTATTAAGTTGAGATAATTTGTTAATGTGATTAAGATATTCTTGCTCACTCATTGCTGGTTTTAAATCTAAGTCTTTTTGAAGACGTATGCCAGCTGGTATAGTTTCTGAAACTAACTGATCTATGCTAGTAGCACCAATGGTGTTTAGCATAGCTTTTTTTTCATCTTGGTTTGGGCCAATGTGTCTAAGTGCAAAAGAGGTCGTATCCATGCTTTATTCTGCTAATTTTTTTGATATGCAAAAATACGGAAAACCACTATTTTATTGACTATTGAGAATTAAAGTTTTTAACCGAAAGCAAGGGTTATTAACACAATGATTATTTTTGCTTAATGCGTGTTTTAAGGCAAATATTTAATTTTTACATCAATAGTAGTATTCATGTGGCTTTGGCTGTGGTAGCCATGACTTGGGTAACTCTAATTCAGTTTGAATTAGAGTGCGATAAAAATGTATTGGTCTTTGTTTTTTTAGCCACTATAACGGGTTACAATTTTGTAAAATATTTTGGAGTCGCGAAATTTCATCATAGAAGCTTGGCTGCATGGTTAAAAGCAATTCAGATATTTTCTTTTTTTGCGTTTTTAGGTATGGGTTATTATGCTCTAAAGTTGAATGTAAATACGCTTATATACCTTTCGATTTTTGGACTTATCACTTTTCTATATGCTGTACCTTTACTGCCAATACGATACTTTAGGGATAGTCACAAAAATTTAAGACAGGTCAGTGGGCTAAAGGTTTATGTAATTGCTTTAGTATGGGTGTTTACAACGGTTTTTTTACCATTAATTAACAAGAGTTATCATATTAATGATGATGTTGTAATTACTGGAGTTCAGCGTTTT from Winogradskyella sp. MH6 includes these protein-coding regions:
- a CDS encoding DNA/RNA non-specific endonuclease, translated to MNKKRLYSIIAIIILIAIYVFEHYLNSEEKSAIVEEGKQPKTETNEYFLPSSTTGQVVHHQNYSLSYSEPHEQAEWVAYELKSSHLSTTNFERPYFEIDNAVKSGAAHWRNYKQSGYDRGHLCPAGDRRFSKAAHDETFLTSNISPQEHQFNSGVWNRLEQKVRYWSKKYDGVFIVTGGILKDGLKTIGEEQVAVPNQFYKIVLDNTNGKPKVLAFLLNHKDSDLPLYKFVVSVDEVEKLTGIDFFPELDDVIENKIEASSSYKGWSF
- a CDS encoding glycosyltransferase family 2 protein, producing the protein MNFYIVIPAHNEDAFIGNTLDSLANQTLLPKKLIVVNDNSTDQTEAIVDGFSKTYPWISQVISKSSDQHLPGSKIINAFYKGFESLDDNYDVICKFDADLIFPNNYLETLANHFNKNPKLGMASGFCYIEKDNQWIFENLTNKDHIRGALKAYGKTCFNQIGQLKRSMGWDTVDELLAKFHGWDILTDESLHVKHLKPTGQSYNKASKYLQGEAMYKMRYGFWITLISAIKLASKKGNFRLFSDYMAGYFKAKSSKTEFLVSKDEGKFIRNLRWEGIISKFKYGR
- a CDS encoding class I SAM-dependent methyltransferase yields the protein MYEKTYPNKRFKLTLLFLKKHVSNSETILDLGVKNPFSEIMLSEGYTVENTKGEDLDEDRSTIENTSTDVVTAFEIFEHLLSPYEVLKSIKSEKLVISVPLRLWFASAYRSKTDKWDRHYHEFEDWQLDWLLEKTGWKIIDRQQWTNPVKKFGIRPLLRRFTNRYYIIYAERISE
- a CDS encoding 3-oxoacyl-ACP synthase III family protein: MGIKITGTGSYIPKSIEKNEDFHQHQFLNADGSTIDYPNEVIVEKFKDITGIVERRYADDQLVASDIGFLAAQKAIDDANIDPETIDYIICAHNFGDVKANTIQSDILPCLASRIKHSLRIKNPKCVAYDILFGCPGWVEGVIQAQAYIKAGMAKRCLVIGAETLSRVVDKHDRDSMIYSDGAGASIVEATDDNDGILAHESASFTYDEAYYLFFGNSNNKDLCPDTRYIKMHGRKIYEFALTNVAQAMKDCLEKSGVDISEVKKVLIHQANEKMDEAIIKRFYRLFKAQAPEGIMPMSIHKLGNSSVATVPTLFDLIRNNKLEDHQINKGDVIIFASVGAGMHINAIVYRY
- the gcvP gene encoding aminomethyl-transferring glycine dehydrogenase, yielding MDTTSFALRHIGPNQDEKKAMLNTIGATSIDQLVSETIPAGIRLQKDLDLKPAMSEQEYLNHINKLSQLNKVYKSYIGLGYHPSNLPAVIQRNILENPGWYTAYTPYQAEIAQGRLEALLNFQTMVIDLTGMEIANASLLDESTAAAEAMSLLFAIRDRAQKKAGVNKFFVSDLVLPQTISLLETRAIPIGIELEIGNEAEYNLSDEYFGALLQYPGKNGQITDIKSFIEKANAQNIKVAVAADILSLIKLEAPGKFGADVVVGTTQRFGIPMGYGGPHAAYFATKEAYKRDVPGRIIGVTKDTDGNRALRMALQTREQHIKRDKATSNICTAQVLLAVMAGMYAVYHGPKGLEFIANKVQNTTATLASALENLGLEQVNTHYFDTIQIKADPVKVKYEAEKKEVNFYYPDNNTVTIAINETTTISDLNEIISIFEAVTETTTDEITSISEANTIPDHLKRQTEFLTFDVFNAYHSETELMRYIKKLERKDLALNHSMISLGSCTMKLNAASEMLPLSWPSWGNMHPFAPKEQAAGYQLMLNTLENQLTEITGFAATSLQPNSGAQGEFAGLMVIKAYHESRGDHHRNICLIPSSAHGTNPASAVMAGMKVVVTKASEDGNIDVDDLREKAELHKDNLSALMVTYPSTHGVYESAIKEITQIIHDNGGQVYMDGANMNAQVGLTNPGNIGADVCHLNLHKTFAIPHGGGGPGVGPICVAEQLVPFLPGNPIIKTGGHQSISAISAAPFGSALVCLISYGYISMLGAKGLKQATEAAILNANYIKERLEGFYPTLYTGENGRAAHEMIIDCRDFKANGIEVTDIAKRLMDYGFHAPTVSFPVAGTMMIEPTESESKAEMDRFCDAMISIRQEIDNASKEEPNNVLKNAPHTLDMLTSDEWLLPYSREAAAFPLEYIRDNKFWPSVRRVDDAYGDRNLMCSCAPIEDFIEA